Proteins from a single region of Candidatus Rubrimentiphilum sp.:
- a CDS encoding FAD-dependent oxidoreductase, which translates to MIKHDVVVIGGGLAGMRAAVEAAERGADVAIVSKLHPVRSHSGAAQGGINAALGNTAEDTPENHAFDTAKGSDYLGDQDAIEAMCDDAPRQIIWLEHRGCIFSRLPDGRLAQRPFGGAGSPRTCYSADVTGLVILHTLWEQLERFKVKVYEEFFCTALCVEDGVGSGVVAYNMRNGNLELITAKATIFATGGCGRMYAKTTNGYASTADGLGIAFRAGVPIMDMEFVQFHPTSLKENGVLLSEAARGEGAHLLNSLGERFMFKYAPEKGELASRDVVSRAGWTEIMQGRGIDGCVLLDLRHLGREKILERLPQIRELALDATGKDAIDTPIPILPGMHYTMGGIETDKFGATRIPGVYAAGEAACVSVHGANRLGGNSLLETIVYGARAANHACDYIKESGDVRPSERTLKSEQARIDRWLSKNSGMRAPQLRTQMNTTMSKNVFIFRQEKELKQAVDDLLEIRRTFDREVYVMDKSKTFNTDLVHAMEVDFLIDAAMCVANGALARQESRGAQARTDFPERDDKNWMVHTLAWRQENQNPRLDYSRKVTITKWAPQVRSY; encoded by the coding sequence GTGATCAAGCACGACGTTGTGGTCATCGGCGGCGGCCTGGCAGGCATGCGCGCCGCGGTCGAAGCAGCCGAGCGAGGCGCCGACGTGGCGATCGTCAGCAAGTTGCACCCGGTCCGCAGCCATTCCGGCGCGGCACAGGGCGGCATAAACGCGGCGCTTGGCAATACGGCCGAGGACACCCCGGAAAACCACGCCTTCGACACCGCCAAGGGCTCCGATTATCTGGGCGACCAGGACGCGATCGAGGCCATGTGCGACGACGCTCCCAGGCAGATCATCTGGCTCGAGCACCGCGGCTGTATCTTCTCTCGCCTGCCTGACGGCCGGCTGGCGCAGCGCCCGTTCGGCGGAGCCGGCTCGCCGCGGACGTGCTATAGCGCCGACGTGACCGGCTTGGTCATTCTGCACACGCTCTGGGAACAGCTCGAACGCTTCAAGGTCAAAGTCTACGAAGAGTTCTTCTGCACCGCGCTTTGCGTCGAGGACGGCGTCGGCAGCGGTGTGGTCGCCTACAACATGCGCAACGGCAATTTGGAACTGATCACGGCGAAAGCCACGATTTTTGCTACCGGCGGCTGCGGCCGTATGTACGCCAAGACCACCAACGGCTACGCCTCGACGGCTGATGGTCTGGGCATTGCCTTTCGCGCCGGCGTGCCGATCATGGACATGGAGTTCGTGCAATTCCATCCGACCTCGCTCAAAGAGAACGGCGTCCTGCTTTCGGAAGCCGCTCGCGGCGAAGGCGCGCATTTGCTCAATTCACTCGGCGAGCGCTTCATGTTCAAGTATGCGCCCGAAAAAGGCGAACTTGCTTCACGCGACGTCGTCTCGCGCGCGGGTTGGACCGAGATCATGCAGGGCCGCGGCATCGACGGCTGCGTGCTGCTCGACTTGCGCCATCTCGGACGCGAAAAAATTCTCGAGCGGTTGCCGCAGATTCGCGAGCTGGCGCTCGACGCTACCGGCAAGGACGCCATCGACACGCCCATTCCGATTCTCCCTGGTATGCACTACACGATGGGCGGAATCGAGACCGACAAATTCGGCGCGACGCGCATTCCGGGAGTCTATGCCGCCGGCGAAGCCGCCTGCGTCTCGGTGCACGGCGCGAACCGCCTGGGCGGAAACTCGCTGCTCGAGACGATCGTCTACGGAGCCCGCGCGGCCAATCACGCCTGCGACTATATAAAGGAAAGCGGCGACGTACGTCCCTCCGAACGCACGCTCAAGAGCGAGCAAGCGCGAATCGACCGCTGGCTCTCCAAGAACTCCGGCATGCGGGCGCCGCAGCTGCGCACGCAGATGAACACGACGATGAGCAAGAACGTCTTCATCTTCCGCCAGGAGAAAGAGCTCAAACAAGCCGTGGACGACCTGCTCGAGATTCGTAGGACCTTCGACCGCGAAGTCTATGTTATGGACAAGTCCAAAACGTTCAACACCGATCTGGTGCACGCCATGGAAGTGGACTTTTTGATCGACGCCGCCATGTGCGTCGCCAACGGCGCGCTCGCACGTCAGGAGTCGCGCGGCGCGCAAGCCCGCACCGACTTCCCCGAGCGCGACGACAAGAATTGGATGGTACACACGCTGGCCTGGCGTCAGGAGAACCAAAACCCGCGGCTCGATTATTCGCGCAAGGTAACGATCACCAAGTGGGCTCCGCAAGTAAGGTCATACTGA
- a CDS encoding phosphatase PAP2 family protein produces the protein MSRPAEYYIAAAVLFVAFMALGELVIRRPALRVDSAAIFHSHATPLACILADSGRWPFITAAFVIITSAFAVLHRGIWIPVILIVSQLVTQALAELFKAHYRRVRPDYWIVGLDPGKSYPSGHAVTAVVFFCGWACVVAYSSLPAAPKDALVILLVAWAAGIGWSRLALGVHYLTDVAGGTLLGCAWLCAVLGAVQQAALAHVS, from the coding sequence TTGAGCCGCCCGGCCGAGTATTACATCGCTGCTGCAGTGCTCTTCGTGGCGTTCATGGCGCTCGGAGAATTGGTCATACGCCGCCCGGCGCTGCGCGTGGATTCCGCCGCAATCTTTCATTCGCACGCGACGCCGCTGGCATGCATCTTGGCGGATTCGGGACGCTGGCCGTTCATCACCGCCGCTTTCGTAATTATTACCAGCGCATTCGCGGTGTTGCATCGCGGCATTTGGATCCCGGTCATTTTGATCGTTTCACAGCTTGTAACTCAGGCGCTGGCCGAGCTCTTTAAGGCGCATTACCGGCGCGTGCGCCCCGACTATTGGATCGTCGGGCTGGATCCGGGAAAATCATATCCGAGTGGACACGCGGTTACCGCCGTCGTCTTCTTCTGCGGCTGGGCGTGCGTCGTTGCATACAGTTCGCTGCCCGCGGCGCCCAAAGATGCGCTGGTTATCCTCCTGGTTGCGTGGGCCGCCGGCATCGGCTGGTCTCGCCTGGCTTTGGGCGTCCATTACCTCACCGACGTCGCCGGCGGCACGCTTCTGGGATGCGCGTGGCTCTGCGCAGTGTTAGGCGCGGTCCAGCAAGCTGCGCTGGCTCACGTATCCTAA
- the ftsA gene encoding cell division protein FtsA has protein sequence MKHGTVAGLDIGTTKTCTVVASDGPHGLEIIGYGEAPSLGMRKGVVTDLEETIKSIEAATEKAERMAGVHIADVYVAITGEHIRSTNNRAVVAVQNEDREVSSSDVHRVVEASKIISVPADRQIVHALPRFFTVDGQDGVEDPVGMAGGRLEVDTHIITGGTSFITNVLKCVHRAGLEASGLVFEPLASSAATLLPEEKQVGVVLLDIGGGTTDIAVYSGGGAIYTATIPVGGNILSNDISLGLKTTAGEAEQIKRVYGSGPPELEEQFFPVKTLDGRSTRETTTSQLRQIVVPRVIETFRMCKTKIIENVPRDLVLGEVVLTGGGAHLKGIEPLAEEVFGLPVRVGTPDAIGGLNEAMKQPEYATAIGLILFGPNGGIENHHYTKRSPSMFGKFRSWLGDLWN, from the coding sequence ATGAAGCACGGCACCGTCGCGGGGCTGGACATAGGCACGACTAAGACGTGCACTGTTGTCGCCTCCGACGGCCCCCACGGTCTGGAGATTATCGGGTACGGCGAGGCACCCTCGCTCGGGATGCGCAAAGGCGTAGTCACCGACCTGGAAGAGACGATTAAATCCATCGAGGCAGCCACGGAAAAAGCCGAGCGCATGGCCGGCGTGCATATAGCCGACGTCTACGTGGCTATTACCGGCGAACACATCCGCAGTACCAACAACCGGGCCGTCGTCGCGGTGCAAAACGAAGACCGTGAAGTCAGCAGCAGCGACGTGCACCGCGTGGTCGAGGCGAGCAAAATCATTAGCGTGCCGGCCGATCGTCAGATCGTGCACGCGCTCCCACGCTTTTTTACCGTGGACGGACAGGACGGCGTCGAGGATCCGGTCGGCATGGCCGGCGGCCGGCTCGAGGTGGACACGCACATCATCACCGGGGGAACGTCATTCATTACGAACGTCCTTAAGTGCGTGCACCGCGCCGGACTTGAGGCGTCGGGATTGGTCTTCGAACCACTCGCAAGTTCGGCCGCGACGCTGTTGCCGGAAGAGAAGCAGGTCGGTGTCGTGCTGCTCGATATCGGTGGCGGCACGACCGATATCGCAGTATATAGCGGCGGCGGGGCGATTTATACGGCGACCATTCCGGTGGGCGGCAACATCTTGAGCAACGACATCTCGCTCGGGTTGAAAACTACCGCGGGCGAGGCAGAGCAGATCAAACGCGTCTACGGCTCGGGGCCGCCGGAGCTCGAAGAACAATTCTTTCCGGTCAAGACGCTCGACGGACGCAGCACGCGGGAGACGACGACGTCGCAGTTGCGGCAGATCGTGGTGCCACGCGTGATCGAGACGTTCCGCATGTGCAAAACCAAGATCATCGAGAACGTGCCGCGTGATTTGGTGCTCGGCGAGGTCGTGCTCACCGGCGGTGGCGCGCATCTCAAAGGCATCGAGCCGTTGGCGGAAGAGGTTTTCGGCCTGCCCGTCCGTGTCGGCACGCCCGACGCGATCGGCGGCCTCAACGAGGCGATGAAGCAGCCGGAATACGCCACCGCAATCGGTTTGATTCTCTTTGGCCCGAATGGCGGCATCGAGAATCACCATTACACCAAACGCAGCCCGTCGATGTTCGGCAAATTCCGCTCGTGGCTGGGCGATCTATGGAACTAA
- a CDS encoding diacylglycerol kinase family protein encodes MTIICRPKSRNGMAFYQRLHDELPKRGVEVVAAHTAERRKDFIRAVRSAVKARAETIVVVGGDGSQTAAVAEIANTKSALAVVPAGTGNSFALSIGIHDFETALEAIAGDREECVDVGVVNGTCFANFATVGLMATAADQTSRPLKKIIGPVAYGVSFMHSLLTSRPFQMHVTWESGELHIETYQAIVANGRYFGWQALTPDADLHSGKLAFFAVEGVSRTDALRTSAALIAGDQVKLEGAHYFSASKIQIRTKPKQQVDIDGHTLGKTPAKFKIERKALRVLVP; translated from the coding sequence GTGACGATTATCTGCAGGCCGAAGTCGCGTAACGGGATGGCCTTTTACCAGCGCCTGCACGACGAACTTCCGAAGCGCGGCGTCGAGGTCGTCGCCGCCCACACCGCGGAGCGCCGCAAGGATTTTATCCGGGCGGTCCGGAGTGCGGTGAAAGCGCGGGCCGAGACTATCGTCGTCGTCGGTGGAGACGGCTCGCAGACTGCAGCTGTCGCGGAAATCGCAAACACCAAATCCGCTCTTGCGGTCGTGCCCGCCGGTACCGGCAACAGCTTTGCGCTCAGCATCGGAATTCACGACTTCGAAACCGCGCTCGAGGCAATCGCCGGCGATCGCGAAGAGTGCGTCGACGTCGGCGTCGTCAACGGAACCTGCTTTGCGAATTTCGCCACTGTAGGACTCATGGCCACGGCGGCCGACCAGACGAGCCGCCCTCTAAAAAAGATCATCGGCCCGGTCGCCTATGGCGTTTCGTTCATGCACAGCCTCTTGACCAGCCGGCCATTCCAGATGCACGTCACCTGGGAAAGCGGCGAGCTCCATATTGAAACATATCAAGCCATCGTCGCGAACGGACGGTATTTCGGATGGCAGGCCCTCACGCCGGACGCGGACCTGCATAGCGGCAAGCTCGCTTTTTTTGCGGTTGAGGGCGTCTCACGCACCGATGCGTTACGGACGAGCGCGGCACTCATCGCCGGCGACCAGGTCAAGCTCGAAGGCGCGCACTATTTCTCGGCTTCGAAAATCCAGATACGAACCAAGCCCAAGCAGCAGGTCGACATCGATGGCCACACGTTGGGCAAAACGCCGGCGAAATTCAAGATCGAGCGCAAGGCGCTTCGCGTTCTCGTACCTTGA
- the ftsZ gene encoding cell division protein FtsZ codes for MAEAKRYVPEHAATIKVVGVGGGGCNAVNRMIEAGLTGVEFYAVNSDVQALRNSLTENTVQIGSGLTRGLGAGANPVLAREAAEDSREDLSLILEGADLVFITSGMGGGTGTGATPIIAELAHDAGALTIAVVTKPFAFEGRKRMQVAETGISELEPKVDTLITIPNERILQVIEKRTPLNEAFAYADDVLRQGIAGISDLITQPGLINLDFADVKTVMTDAGTAMMGIGEGTGEHRAADAAQKAIASPLLETTIEGARGVIFNITGGADMAMYEVNEAAEMISRAVDGDAQIIFGASIDPTMTGKVRVTVLAAGFGSQRGYGRSQSSFNFADTRFDAVSPVNMDDIEVPAFLRYRG; via the coding sequence ATGGCTGAAGCGAAGCGCTACGTACCCGAACACGCGGCAACGATCAAAGTGGTCGGTGTCGGCGGCGGCGGATGCAACGCGGTCAATCGCATGATCGAAGCCGGACTTACCGGCGTGGAATTCTATGCCGTCAACTCCGACGTGCAAGCGCTGCGCAATTCGCTGACGGAGAACACGGTGCAGATCGGTTCCGGGCTAACCCGCGGTCTAGGCGCCGGGGCGAACCCCGTGCTGGCGCGCGAAGCGGCCGAAGATTCGCGCGAAGATCTCTCGCTGATCCTCGAAGGCGCGGATTTAGTCTTCATTACCTCGGGCATGGGCGGCGGCACAGGCACAGGAGCCACGCCGATTATCGCCGAGCTCGCGCACGACGCAGGCGCGCTGACGATCGCGGTCGTTACCAAGCCCTTCGCATTTGAGGGACGCAAGCGCATGCAAGTTGCCGAAACCGGCATCAGCGAACTCGAACCGAAGGTGGACACGCTGATCACGATTCCCAACGAGCGGATCTTGCAAGTGATCGAAAAGCGCACACCGCTCAACGAAGCGTTCGCCTACGCGGACGACGTGCTGCGGCAAGGCATCGCCGGTATCTCGGATCTGATCACGCAACCGGGGCTTATCAACCTGGACTTTGCGGACGTCAAGACCGTGATGACCGACGCGGGAACCGCGATGATGGGGATCGGCGAGGGCACTGGCGAGCACCGCGCGGCCGATGCGGCGCAAAAGGCGATCGCCTCGCCGCTGCTCGAGACCACGATTGAAGGCGCGCGCGGCGTGATCTTCAACATCACCGGCGGCGCCGATATGGCGATGTACGAAGTCAACGAGGCCGCCGAAATGATCAGCCGCGCCGTCGACGGCGACGCACAGATCATTTTCGGAGCGAGCATCGACCCCACGATGACGGGCAAAGTGCGCGTAACGGTCTTGGCGGCGGGCTTTGGTTCGCAGCGAGGCTACGGGCGCTCGCAGTCTTCGTTCAACTTTGCGGATACGCGCTTCGACGCAGTTTCGCCGGTGAACATGGACGACATCGAGGTGCCGGCCTTCCTGCGTTATCGCGGCTAG
- a CDS encoding FtsQ-type POTRA domain-containing protein: MSRPRKHIGRRKPSAASRLRPFWILLVLLVIGGGIAGYYLATWPGFRIRHIIVLGNHRVSTHAIVARAAIDRHLNAWLQNIAAAASRVAAIPDINQVTIKRGFPASLLILVSERVPFAQVRAGAETAVVDRDLRVLQAPAPPALPRLFVRAVLPPAGQFIKDEGVTRLRDDYERLNGAHVVVAALRYDRFGDLTADTPRGVKLLLGDDEDLARKIALIGPILSQTAGKRIAAIDLRAPGTPVVVYRR; the protein is encoded by the coding sequence GTGAGCCGACCGCGCAAGCATATCGGCCGCCGCAAGCCCTCGGCCGCTTCGCGTCTCCGGCCGTTTTGGATTCTGCTGGTGCTGCTCGTGATTGGGGGCGGAATCGCCGGATACTATCTGGCCACGTGGCCGGGTTTTCGCATCCGTCATATCATCGTACTGGGGAATCACCGCGTTTCAACGCACGCGATCGTAGCCCGGGCGGCAATCGACCGCCACCTCAACGCATGGCTGCAGAACATCGCAGCCGCCGCCTCCCGTGTTGCGGCAATCCCAGACATAAATCAGGTCACCATCAAGCGCGGGTTTCCAGCCTCGTTGCTCATCCTCGTGAGCGAACGGGTGCCGTTTGCTCAAGTACGCGCGGGCGCAGAAACCGCCGTGGTCGATCGTGACCTTCGCGTCCTGCAGGCGCCGGCGCCGCCGGCGCTGCCGCGCTTGTTCGTGCGGGCTGTGCTGCCACCGGCGGGACAGTTTATTAAGGACGAAGGGGTAACGCGATTGCGGGATGACTACGAACGTCTGAACGGCGCGCACGTTGTCGTTGCGGCATTACGGTACGATCGTTTCGGGGATTTGACGGCCGACACGCCGCGCGGCGTGAAATTGCTGCTGGGCGATGACGAAGACCTCGCGCGCAAAATCGCGCTGATTGGTCCGATACTCTCCCAAACCGCAGGAAAGCGAATAGCGGCTATCGACCTGCGGGCGCCCGGCACGCCGGTTGTGGTCTACCGCCGCTAG
- a CDS encoding DNA polymerase III subunit alpha gives MSQFVHLHVHSEYSLLDGACRIDDLCRRAAENGSSAIALTDHGVMYGSMEFYYAAREHGLTPILGCEAYLAPRGRLDRTAREEAHVTLLAADFIGYRNLSALVSKGFLEGYYYKPRIDLELLAKHNEGLIVLSGCLSGLVAAPLLRNDYQTAKTNAKAYSDIFGDRFYLEMMRHGMPEEETINPGLLQISRELQIPVVATNDSHYLERGDAAAHDVLLCIGTGKTVADTNRMRFYSDEFYIKSNDEMRAAWADLPEACDATEAIAKRVDIRIPERIFNVPEFPVPQEDLLNEKTAEEYLRELCEQGLIERYGAERAAGDTALRERLDYELSIINKMGYASYFLIVWDFIKYARDHDIPVGPGRGSAVGSVVSYSLHITDLDPLKFNLLFERFLNPDRISMPDIDTDFCVDRRDEVIAYVAKKYGEDRVAQIVTFGTMAARAAVRDAGRALGVPLPDVDRVAKMIPSGPTGLTIGQALEQIPELKTLYRGSAEMRKWLDTAKSIEGLARNAGTHAAGVVISAGPLIDYAPLAKSDTGINTQYDMNWVERIGLLKMDFLGLRNLTVMKNAVDEIRRTSDSTFDIAKIRDDDKRTYEMLSRGETVGVFQLESEGMVRICTELRPNEFNDIIVLVALYRPGPMEWIPTYISAKHGRTKAKYLHPKLEAITSETYGTIAYQEQVMRTARDVAGFSMGEVDELRKVMSKKQKEKIPVYRKKFIEGAKRHSEIGEKLAAEIFAYIEPFAGYGFPKAHAAAYAWIAYQTAFLKANHPLAYFSALMTSVRDRTDKLVEYIEEAKHIGIAVLPPDVNASLIDFGVANGEVRFGLSAIKGVGEGAVRVILDARDRGGPFVDIFDFARRVDSKQVNRRVFESLIKCGALDSLPGNRAQKLAALDVALRIAAAETRDAELGQASLFGESDAASVEGLAPSLPAVAPPTTLQMLQWEKETLGIFVSGHPLADVAQALARTGAIPVKDLREREDDTFVCVAGIVTGVRRTLTKSGQQILIATIEDMTGSVETVVFSKVYPQVQSFFEADRILIVKGRLRTRERVGGPVGQEGPMETTIAVSEVSAFERPAIAPQPSGWHVNVTQRDQVDRLVAFLDEWPGTVPLVLRVGDRLQRLPRGIASDFRVKRELESIVGAGNVQEGLPN, from the coding sequence GTGAGCCAATTCGTCCACCTGCACGTCCATAGCGAGTATTCTCTCCTGGACGGCGCCTGCCGCATCGATGACCTTTGCCGCCGCGCCGCCGAAAACGGAAGCTCCGCGATCGCACTGACGGATCATGGCGTAATGTACGGCTCGATGGAGTTCTACTATGCCGCGCGCGAACACGGCCTCACGCCGATCCTTGGGTGCGAAGCGTATCTGGCTCCGCGCGGGCGCCTCGATCGGACTGCGCGCGAAGAAGCGCATGTTACGCTGCTGGCGGCGGACTTCATCGGCTACCGCAATCTCAGCGCGCTTGTTTCCAAAGGCTTCTTAGAAGGCTACTACTACAAACCGCGGATCGATCTCGAGCTGCTGGCCAAACATAATGAGGGGCTCATCGTTCTCTCCGGGTGTTTGTCGGGTCTGGTGGCGGCGCCGTTGCTGCGTAACGATTATCAAACCGCCAAGACGAATGCGAAGGCGTACTCCGATATTTTCGGCGACCGTTTTTACTTGGAAATGATGCGGCACGGCATGCCCGAGGAAGAAACGATCAACCCGGGACTGCTGCAGATCTCCCGCGAGTTGCAGATTCCAGTCGTGGCGACCAACGATTCGCACTATCTGGAACGCGGAGATGCCGCCGCGCACGACGTGCTGCTGTGCATCGGCACCGGCAAGACCGTTGCCGACACGAACCGCATGCGGTTCTATTCAGACGAGTTCTACATCAAATCGAATGATGAGATGCGCGCGGCGTGGGCTGACTTGCCCGAGGCATGTGATGCCACCGAAGCGATCGCTAAGCGTGTGGACATCCGCATCCCCGAGCGCATTTTTAACGTTCCGGAGTTTCCGGTGCCGCAAGAGGACTTGCTCAACGAAAAGACCGCCGAAGAGTATCTTCGCGAACTCTGCGAGCAGGGATTGATCGAGCGCTACGGCGCCGAGCGCGCGGCCGGCGACACTGCTCTGCGCGAACGGCTCGATTACGAGCTGTCGATCATCAACAAGATGGGATACGCATCGTACTTTCTCATCGTGTGGGATTTCATCAAATACGCACGAGATCACGATATTCCCGTCGGCCCGGGTCGCGGTTCCGCGGTAGGCTCGGTGGTGTCGTACTCACTGCACATCACCGATCTCGATCCGCTCAAATTCAACTTGTTGTTCGAGCGCTTCCTAAACCCGGACCGCATCTCGATGCCCGACATCGATACGGACTTCTGCGTCGACCGGCGTGACGAAGTGATCGCCTACGTCGCTAAAAAATACGGCGAAGATCGCGTCGCGCAGATCGTGACGTTCGGAACCATGGCGGCCCGCGCGGCGGTCCGCGACGCAGGCCGCGCACTCGGGGTTCCCTTGCCGGACGTGGATCGCGTCGCCAAGATGATCCCCTCCGGACCGACGGGCTTGACGATAGGACAGGCGCTAGAGCAAATTCCGGAGCTGAAAACGCTTTATCGGGGATCTGCCGAGATGCGCAAGTGGCTGGACACGGCGAAGTCGATCGAAGGTTTGGCGCGCAACGCCGGCACGCACGCGGCGGGCGTGGTCATCTCGGCGGGGCCGCTTATCGATTACGCACCGCTTGCAAAAAGCGACACCGGCATCAATACGCAGTACGACATGAATTGGGTCGAGCGCATCGGCCTGCTGAAGATGGACTTTCTGGGGTTGCGCAACTTGACGGTGATGAAGAACGCCGTAGACGAAATCCGGCGGACGTCGGACTCCACTTTCGACATCGCCAAGATTCGTGACGACGACAAACGGACGTACGAGATGCTTAGCCGCGGCGAGACCGTCGGCGTCTTTCAGTTGGAATCGGAGGGAATGGTTCGCATCTGCACGGAGCTGCGGCCGAACGAATTCAACGACATCATCGTGCTCGTGGCGTTGTACCGGCCGGGACCGATGGAGTGGATCCCGACCTATATCAGCGCCAAACATGGCCGCACCAAGGCCAAATACCTGCATCCCAAACTCGAAGCGATTACATCCGAAACCTACGGAACGATCGCGTATCAGGAACAGGTAATGCGTACCGCACGCGACGTGGCCGGCTTCTCCATGGGTGAAGTGGACGAGCTGCGCAAGGTCATGAGCAAGAAACAAAAAGAGAAGATCCCGGTCTATCGCAAGAAATTCATCGAGGGCGCAAAGCGGCACTCGGAGATCGGCGAAAAACTCGCCGCGGAGATTTTCGCTTATATCGAACCATTCGCGGGCTACGGCTTTCCCAAAGCCCACGCGGCGGCATATGCCTGGATCGCGTATCAGACCGCGTTTCTCAAGGCCAATCATCCGCTGGCGTACTTCAGCGCACTGATGACATCGGTGCGGGATCGCACCGATAAGCTCGTCGAGTACATCGAAGAAGCCAAACATATCGGGATTGCCGTTCTGCCTCCCGATGTGAATGCGTCGCTGATCGATTTTGGCGTGGCCAACGGCGAGGTCCGGTTCGGCCTCTCGGCCATCAAAGGCGTCGGCGAAGGCGCGGTACGCGTGATTCTCGACGCGCGCGATAGAGGCGGCCCGTTCGTCGATATCTTCGACTTCGCGCGGCGCGTGGACAGCAAGCAAGTGAATCGCCGCGTCTTCGAATCGCTCATAAAATGCGGCGCGCTGGACTCCTTGCCGGGAAATCGCGCGCAAAAGCTGGCGGCGCTCGACGTCGCGCTGCGCATTGCGGCCGCCGAGACGCGCGACGCCGAGCTCGGACAAGCGTCGCTGTTCGGTGAAAGCGACGCGGCGTCGGTGGAAGGATTGGCGCCGTCACTGCCGGCGGTGGCGCCGCCGACGACGCTGCAGATGCTGCAATGGGAAAAGGAGACACTTGGCATTTTCGTCTCGGGACATCCGCTGGCCGATGTGGCGCAAGCGCTCGCGCGGACGGGGGCGATACCGGTCAAGGATCTGCGCGAGCGCGAAGACGACACGTTCGTCTGCGTCGCGGGAATTGTCACCGGCGTGCGGCGCACGCTGACAAAATCGGGGCAGCAAATACTGATTGCGACGATCGAGGACATGACCGGAAGCGTCGAAACGGTTGTTTTCTCGAAGGTCTATCCGCAAGTCCAAAGTTTTTTCGAAGCCGACCGGATATTGATCGTCAAAGGCCGCTTGCGGACTCGCGAACGCGTCGGCGGCCCCGTCGGCCAGGAGGGACCGATGGAAACGACGATCGCGGTGAGCGAAGTCTCGGCATTCGAACGGCCGGCGATCGCGCCGCAGCCCTCGGGCTGGCACGTGAACGTGACGCAGCGCGATCAAGTAGACCGGCTGGTCGCGTTCTTGGACGAGTGGCCCGGGACGGTACCGCTGGTTCTGCGCGTGGGCGATCGCCTGCAGCGGCTGCCCCGCGGTATCGCCTCGGATTTCCGCGTGAAGCGCGAGCTCGAAAGCATCGTGGGAGCGGGGAACGTACAAGAAGGCCTTCCGAACTGA
- a CDS encoding Cof-type HAD-IIB family hydrolase, with protein sequence MKRPRLVAFDLDGTLIGEELRVRPRVADAIEKMRALGVQGCIVTGRMYGAALPFARALGFDAPIICYQGAAVVDPVKDDVLLDVPLANEAALAAEAYARSRNLHIQLYKNDRYYCEERNRYSDLYARLSESEPVIVPSLREEFRFSDSTKACIIAEPEIVDREIDGVRQALGASAYVTRSIPWFIEVMSPKVDKGKAFALVAQTVGVPLEETMAIGDSWNDIPLLQAAAFGVAMGSAPPELRAVSAAVVSDVAHDGVAEALERYVLQ encoded by the coding sequence CTGAAACGTCCGCGGCTTGTCGCCTTCGATCTGGACGGCACGCTTATCGGCGAGGAGCTGCGCGTTCGACCGCGAGTGGCGGATGCGATCGAAAAGATGCGCGCGCTCGGCGTGCAGGGCTGCATCGTTACCGGCCGCATGTACGGTGCTGCGCTGCCTTTTGCTCGCGCGCTGGGATTCGATGCGCCAATCATCTGTTACCAGGGCGCGGCGGTCGTGGACCCTGTGAAAGACGACGTACTGCTGGACGTTCCACTGGCTAATGAAGCGGCGCTGGCAGCCGAGGCATACGCGCGTTCGCGAAATCTGCACATACAACTTTATAAGAACGACCGCTACTACTGCGAAGAGCGCAACCGCTACTCGGACCTCTATGCGAGGTTGTCGGAATCGGAGCCGGTGATCGTGCCCTCACTGCGGGAAGAGTTTCGTTTCAGCGATTCAACCAAAGCGTGCATTATCGCCGAGCCGGAGATCGTCGATCGCGAGATCGACGGCGTGCGCCAGGCCCTCGGAGCAAGCGCATATGTGACGCGCAGCATTCCGTGGTTCATCGAGGTGATGAGTCCCAAGGTCGACAAAGGCAAAGCCTTCGCACTGGTTGCGCAAACTGTGGGCGTTCCGCTCGAAGAGACGATGGCTATCGGCGACTCTTGGAATGACATTCCGCTCTTACAAGCGGCTGCGTTTGGCGTGGCAATGGGTTCAGCGCCGCCGGAGCTACGCGCGGTGAGCGCTGCCGTGGTGAGTGACGTCGCGCACGACGGCGTAGCCGAAGCGTTGGAACGCTACGTGTTGCAGTGA